A segment of the Vicinamibacterales bacterium genome:
AACCGGCGCGTGCCCGTCATCGTCCGCCCGCGCGCCTGCGTGACAGGAAGTAGCCGGCGAAGTAGGCGAGCATCATCTCGTGCCGGAAGGCGTCGGCCTGGCGGCCGCGGACGGCGTGACGCAGCCAGGCGAGCGCGTCCCGCAGCGCCGAGCCGTACATGTAGCGCGGCACGCGCAGCAGGTGCGGCGTGTGCGCGAGATCGACGCCCAGTTCGGTGACCGGCCGAGAGCGCTCCAGCGCCGACCGCGACACCCCCTTGCCGAACCACCAGCGGCGGAAGTAGGCGCGCTCGAGCCGCCGCGCCGGGATATGGTGGCGCACGTGCATTGCCGGGACGTAGACGCCGCGCAATCCCGCGGCGCGGGCGCGCATCAGCAGCTCCGGCACTTCCTGGCCCATCACCAGCCGTCCGCTGCTGCGTCCGAGATCGGCGCGAAACGCGCCGATGCGATCGAACAGCGACCGGCGCGCCGCCATGTTGGCGCCGAGCGGCACCCTTCGCCGGTCGTCGTAGACGAACGGCTCGCCGCCGTGATCCTGAATGGCGATCGTGCCCCACAGATCGCCGCGCGTCAGATCGAGCCACGGCGGCGGGTCCGCCTCCCAGATCGGGCTGACCGGGCCGCCGGCGTATGCAATCGATGGATCTCCGGCGTCGAGCAGCGCCGCGCACGCAGCCTCCAGCCATCCCTCGTCGACCCGGACGTCGTCGTCGGTCATGGCGACGATGGTGCCGTCGGCCGAGGCCAGCCCGGCGTTGAGCGCACTGGACCGTCCCTGCTGTGCTTCGAAGACGTAGCGCAGCGGGACCGGGAAGCCGCGCGCGTGGCGCTCCACGACCGTGCGCGTGTCGTCGGACGAGTTGTTGTCGACGACGATCGCATTCCACGTCCGATCGGCACGGACGCGGAGGCCGCGCAGCGACAGCAGCGTCTCGTCGAGAAGCCGCGCCCGGTTGTACGTCGGGATCAGAACGGTCGCATCGACCGCGCCGGCGATCATGTCAGCTCCCGCTCCAGCGTGGATTCCGCCGGCAACGGCACCGGCGCCCGATCGAGCAGCGCGCGCAGCAGGTTCACGGCGCGCAGGGTTGCCCGCCCGGGATCGTGGAACAGCTCGCGCGCGACCGCGCGCCGCTGCGCCGAGAGCGCCTCCGGGTGCGCCAGCGCCGCGGTCGCGAGTTCAGCGGCCTGCGCCGGGCTGGCGGCGACGCTCGCCACGCTGCGGAGCATGGCGACCTTCTCGGGATTGATCCGCGCGGCCCGCGCCAGGTCCGGCGCGTCGTAGACGACGACCGGACGGTCGAGCACCAGGAACTCGAAGCCGATCGAGCTGTGGTCGGTTACCATCACGTCGGCGGCCGCGAGCAGCGGAGAGGCGTCAGCGACATCGGCGAACGCCACGCGCCCTGCCTCTGCCGCCGTGAGTGCGGCGAACCGCCCGCGCCAATCGATTCCGCCGCTGTAGCGGGGATCGCCGTCGAGCGAGCGGTCGTGCAGCTTGACGATCACGCTGAAGCCGGCGCGCGCCAGCGCGCGGACGATCGCTTCTCCGGCCAGATGCAGCGACGAGGCGGGCGAGTAGGTCGGCGCGTACAGCACCGCCGGCCTGGCCGGATCCAGGTCGAGGCTGGCGCGCACCCGCGCGCCGTCGTAGCCGCCAGCCGCGAGGCGATCCAGCTTGGGATACCCGATCAGGACGGCCTGCTCCGGCGTCACGACGCCGGCGTCGAGATACCGCGTCATGCGATCGCGGTTGATGAACGCCACGCGGTCGTACGATTCGAATCCCATCGGCAGTCCCGCGGGGTTGTCGAGGTCGTACTTGCCGGCCACCCCGTGGAAGAAGTTGACGCGCCTCGCGCAGCGGCGGAGCCGCGCCGCCGCCCACGGATCCCCATTGATGTACAACGCGAAGCGCCGCCACTCCACGGCGCGGTGACTCAGGAAACGGCCGGCGGGGACCAATGGCGCGATACGGTCCGGGTATTCACTGGTGAACCACACGCGGAGATCGGGGTCGGCGCTCAACAGGTCCGCGATCGGTCCGAGAACGGCGCGGTACACCGGCGTCCGCAGTTCCACCAGCACGTCGCGATCGCGCTGAAGCCGCCCGACCGCATGGTCGAGCTTGTGGACGAACGGCGTCATGCGACGGAGAACGCTGCGCGGCATCTACAGTCCAGCTCGGATGCAAGGGTGCCGCCGTTGGGGACGGCTGCCGGCGAACGGGCGGCCCGCTTGCAACCGGCGTCCCGGGGAGGGCACTCCAATGAGAAAGTGGGCAGCCTTCTGGGTCACCTTCTGCATCGCTCTGTCCACAGCCGGCGCCGCGGTTGCCGATCCAATCACCATTACCGGCGGCACCATCAGCATCGGGTACGGCCGCGGATCGTTCCGCGAATACGTCTTCTCGCTGCAGGGGGACGGCGTCGCCATCACGGGAAGCCAGCCGGACGGTCCGGTACAGCCGGCGTTCTTTCCGGCCTGCCATGAGTTCTCGCCGTGCGGCGAGGGGGCGGTGACGAACCCGAGCGGCGCCATCACGGTGCTGGCGATCGGGTCGGCCACGCTGGACGGAGTGGAGTACCCGCTCACCCAGTACTTCGGCGGGCCGTCCAACCAGTTCACGTTCACCGCCGGCGACGTGGTGATTCCGGGCGGCATGGCGGACGTCCTGATGCTGCAGACGCCGTTCACGTTCACCGGGCTGCTCGACATCTTCCGCTTCAGCGACACCGGCGGGTGGGAGCCGCTCCGCAGCGTCAGCCTGACGGGGCAGGGCACCGCGACCGTCAACCTGCAGCGCCTCCAGAACGGGTTCCGCGTCCACAGCGTCGACTACGAGTTCGCGGCGACGCCCGAACCCGGGACGCTGTTGCTGCTCGGCAGCGGCGCCGTCATGGTCGTGCGCCGGGCCAGAGGGCGCGGCCGTCGCGCCGGCTGCTAGGCGGGACGGGACAGCGGAGCAGCGGCGGCGCGCGCCGCACGAACGTCGCGCCACCGCTGCCGTACGATCCCGGCGAAAAACCAGATCCACAACTCGTCGTCGAACGCTCCGGCGGTGTCGCCGCGGAGCGTTCGTCTCAGCCCGCTCCAGACGCTCGCCAGCGCCTTCCGATACAGGTAGCGCGGCACGCCGAACACGTGCGGCACCGTGCGGAAGTCCAATGACGTCCGCTCCGGCGCTTCCATGTCGAGCCCCGACCGCGCGTACAACAACGCGCGGCTGACGCCGCGCCAGTAGAACCAGCGCCGGAAGTACCGCTTGTTCAGGCGCGAGGCCGGAATGATGTGGCGCAGCGACAGCTCGGGCGCATAGACGCCTCGCACGCCGGCGGCTCGGGCGCGGATGCACCATTCGCGCACTTCCTGGCCGAGCAGCGTGCCCGCCTTCCGCCCGGTGTGCGGATCGAACAGGCCGGCGCGATCGAAGGCGCGGCGGTGAAACGCCATGTTCACGCCGAGCGGAACCCTGGCGCCGAATTCGATCGGCGCGGGGCCGTAGTCGAGCAGCGCGATCACCGCCCAGTGCTTCCCCCCGTGGTCGGGCAGCCACACCGGACGCGGCGCGCCCCAGATCGGCAGCACGCGTCCGCCGACGTAGTCGCAGTCGAGACGCCTGAGCGCCTCGCCCGCGCGCGTCAGCCAGTCCGGCTCGACGCGCACGTCGTCATCCGTGGTGGCGACGACCGCCCCGCGCGCGGCGCGGATGCCGGCATTGAGGGCGGGGCTGCGTCCCTGTTCGGGCTCGAAGATGTAGCGGAGGGAGACGGGGAAGCGGCGCGCGGCCGCTTCGACGACGGCCCGTGTGTCGTCGGTCGAATTGTTGTCGACCACGATCGCTTCCCAGTCGCCGTCGGGCCGCAGCGCCGCCAGGCTCTCGAGGGTGCCGCGCAGGTCCTCAGCGCGGTTGTAGGTGGCGATCACGACCGAGTAGGTCATGGCGTGAGCGGCTTGATCGGCGCCGGCTGTACCGTGGCGCGCGGCTTCTTGAAACGGAGCACCCGCTTCAGCGTGCCAGGCGCCCAGCGCGCCATGAAGTGCGCCAGGCCGAGCGCGGCGCCGCCGCGGCGCGCGTGAAGCGCGCCGAGGTGCTCGCGGGCTGCTTCGAAGTCCGCGATCTCGATCGCCAGGCGGGCTTCCGCCGCCAGCAGCTCCGTCTCGAAGCGGCTGACCTGCTGCTCGAGGATGGCGAGCTCGGCCGGCCGGTGGGCAATCACCGGCCCGAGCTTGCGATACACGTGCAGGATGCCGCGCAGCATGCGGACGTTGCTCGCCGAGAGGCTGTCGCTGCGCACGCGGTAGTAGCCGAGCGGCCGATCGTTGCGCGCGAAGGTGAATCCGGCGATGGCGGCGCGCAGCCAGAAGTCGTAGTCCTCGTTGCTGCGCATTTCCTCGTCGAACGGGCCGATCGCCGTGTAGACGCGGCGGCGCATCACCGACATGATGAACACCGACCACTCGTCGCCGATGATCGAGGCGAGCACCGGATCGGGGCGCGGGTCGGGATACGGACGCGCCAGCTGTCCGTGGCGCGGTCCTTCCAGGTACCACCCGTTGCCGGTCACGATGTCGACCTCCGGCCGGGCGTCGAGGATCGCGATCTGCGCGCCGAGGAATTCCGGCTCCCACATGTCGTCGCTGTCGAGCAGCGCCAGCATCTCGCCGCGCGCCGCCCGCAGCGCGGTGTTGCGCGCACCGGCCAGGCCGCGGTTGGCCTGCTGCACGAGGCGGATCCGGCCGTCCTCGCGCATCAGCGACTTGACGATTTCCGCGGTGTTGTCCTTCGACCCGTCGTCCACGACGATCAGCTCGAAGTCGGTGTAGGTCTGGACCAGCGCCGAGCGGATCGCGGACGCGATATAGGGAGCGACGTTGTACGCCGGCATGATGATGCTTACGGCCGGCATGGCAGTTCCTGCGCGATGGAGGCGGGCGCGGGGTCCAGATCGATCGCCTCGTAGAGGTGACGGATCGATCGCGCCGTCGCCCCGCCGGGGCGGTAGAAGATGTCGGCCGCCACGGCGCGGCGGGTGTCGCTCAGCGAGTCCGGCGCGGCGAGGCCGCGGTCGATGGCGCGCACCGCCTCGTCGACGCCGTCCGCCGACGCCGAGACGGACGCGAGCAGCTCCACGTAGTCGGGATGGATGTTCGCGTCGCGGATCAGCTCCGGACGATGGATCCGGACGATCGGACGATCGCGGAGGAGATACTCGAAGCCGGCGGAGCTGTGGTCCGTCACCATCAGATCGGCCGCGACGAGGTACGGCGTGATGTCGTGGCCGGGCGCCAGCGCGGCGGCCGGCGGCTGCAGCCGCGGGGTCAGCGCCTCGACCCAGTCGATGCCGCCGGAGTATCGCGCCCGGATGTCGCGCGAGCGATCGTGCAGCTTCACGATGAGGTTCACGCCCATCGCCTTGATCCGGTCGATCAGCTCGAGGCCGATCGCGTTGAGCGAGGAGGCCGGCGACCAGGTCGGGGCGTAGAGCACGGTCTGCTTCGCCGGATCGAGGCCGAGCGGCTCGAGCACCGCCGCACGCGTCCAGGTGCCGTTCACCAGCGCGTCCGCCTTGGGCAGGCCGACCATCCGGATCGCCGGACTGTCGGCGTCGATCGCGCCCGCCTTGATGAAATTGCGCAGCCGCCGCTCGTTCACGAAGAAGATCCGATCCCAGGCGCGCATCGATTCGGTGGGCGCGTCGAAGCCGTACTTGCCGCCGACGCCGTGGAACACCTGGACGCGGCAGGTGCCGCGCGGCAGCGGCTGCCACATGAAGTCGGAGGCGACGTAGGCGTCGAACCGCATGCGCCGCGCCGCCGCCGTGTCGATCAGCTGCACGTCCGGCGCCTCGCGATAGATCTCGCGCAGCCGGTCGGGCTCCTCGCTGGCGGTGAAGAAGAACGAGACCCGCGGGTCCGCCGACATCGCGCGATACACCGGCGCGACCATCGTGAAGTTGACCGGCGTCCGCGCGTCGACGAGGACGCGCCGCCGGCCGCGGCGCTGCCCGAGGGCACGATCCGCGCGGCGCAGCGAGTCGAGCGCGTTCGCGACCAGGGACATCAGACCCGCGCTCCCCGGGGATCGAGCTCCAGCACGGGGGCCGCCGCGGCCGCCCGCCGCCGGGCGGCGAGCGAGGGCGTCCGCTCGCGCAGAATGTCACGCGGCGCGGCGGTCAGCGCCAGCAGGTAGTAGAACGTCCAGTTGTAGGCGACTGACGAGAAGAAGGCGCAGACCACGAAGCCGACCAGGGCGGCCGCCATCGCCGCGGAGTGGGCGTCGAGCAGTGTGGCGTCGTCGGCCGAGATCTCCGGCGCGGCCGGGAGCGGCCGCGAAAACGGCCCGCGCGGCTTGAGCCCCGCCGCGGCAGCGACCCTGAGCCGCGCCAGCAGACGGCGCGTGTGCCAGACCGCGGTGAAGGCACGCACGACCAGGAAGGTGAAGACCGCCAGGCCGAAGATCCCGAGCTCGGCGGCCACCTGCAGCCAGATGTTATGGGTCTCGTGCCACGCCTCGGCGCGCTCGAGCGGCTTGTAGTTCTTGAACTGACCGGCGCCGACGCCGGTGATCGGATTGTCGACGAAGGCGTCCCACGCCTCCCCGAACAGCCGCTTGCGGGCGTCAGAGGTCGAATAGTCGTCCTTGCTCGAGTCGGTGATGCTGGCGAGCCGCCGCCAGTACTGGGAGGGGACCAGCGGCAGCGCGCACATCACCGCCAGCACGCCGGCCACGACCACCGCCGGCCGCTGCCGGGCGGCGAACACCGCGAGCACGATCACCATGATCACGAAGCCGATGAACCCGCCGCGCGATCCCGACGCCACGATGGCGCCGAGCATGAACACGCCGGCGCTGGCGGCGACCAGCCGCTGCAGGATCGATCCCGGCCGCATCGCCATGAAGAGCGCGAGCGGCAGGAACACGACCATGTGCAGCGCCAGGTCGTTCGGGTTCTCCATCAGTCCGCCGACCGCGCCGCGCACGCGCGTGCCGTTGGCGATCAGGTTCACGCCGCGCGCGTAGTCGAATACGGCGCGGAACGCGAGGTAGCCGATGGCCAGCACCAGCACCCAGGTGAGCCGCTCGATCCGCTTGGGGGAGACCAGGACGTTCACGGCCAGCAGGTAGACCAGCGCCACCTTCAGGTACAGATCGGTGAACACCGACACCGCGCCGCCGAACCAGATCGAGAACGGCGCGGTAATCAGGATGATCGCGCCGAGCGCGAGCACGCCGACGAACTCGGGCGTCATCCGCGTCAGCGACTGCCGCCGCGCCAGGCGGCCGACGATCAGCGACACCAGTCCGCCGATTGCCGACATCTCCGCCAGATGCAGCGCCTCGAGCGGCGGGAACACGTCCTGCGGCCGGAAGAACAGGACGGCGGTGAAGATCAGCGTCCACGTGAAGGCCCAGTCCCGCGGCTCCGCAGGTGCCGGGCGATCGAGTCTCGCTGACGCCGCGCTGGCGGCGGCCGGCGACGGCGGACCGCTCCGCCGTTCCGGATCTTCGTGACTCGCGGCGCGCGTGACGTCCCTGCGGCCGCCGAGCGAGAACGCGAGCCGTTCGTCGGCGCGCCCTGGGCCGGGCCGAAAATTCATCGCCACACCTCGCGGAGCCGCCGCAGCGCCAGCAAGCCGGCCACGGCCGACACGTTCATCATCACGAAGGTGTAGGCCACGCGGGCGAGCCGGTCGCGCACCTGGAACATCGCGCCCGACAGCGCCAGCCCGTAGAAGACGCCCTGCGCGGCGAGGAGCAGCGCGAACAGCACGTGGCGCTGCGCCAGCGCAATGCTCGAGACGAGCAGGCCGACCAGCGCCCACGGCACCACCAGACGGCCCACCTTGTGCGACACGTACTGCAGCCACACCGGATTGACGAACGGCACGAGCAGCCGCGGCTCCTGCGCGAGGATCTGGTAGTTGCCCGCCAGCGTCCGCGTCTTGCGCCGCGACTCCGCCGCCGCGTCGGCAGACGCGCGATCGTAGGCCACCGCGGCGTCGTCGAAGACAATGCGGCAGCCGTCCAGTACCGCCCGCATGGGGGCCAGCACGTCATCCAGCAGCGTCGCCTGCGGGAGCGGCGACCAGCACCGTCGCCGCAGCGCGTAGATCGCGCCGGTGGCCCCGAGCGTCGACCACACACGCGACTCGTTGCGGCGCAGCCACTTCTCGTATCTCCAGTACAGGCCGATCCCCTCGCCGACTGCCGTATCGACCTCCTGCTGCTCGCTGTCGAGGACCAGCTCGCCGGTCGCGCCGCCGACCCGGGCGTCGGCGAAGTTGCTGACGAGCGCCGCGATGGCGCCCGGCGCGAAGCGCTGACGCGCGTCCGCGAACACCAGGATGTCGCCGGCGGCCGCCGCCACGCCGGCGTTCAGCGCGGCAGGCTTGCCGCCCGCCGGCACTTCGAGAAGCCGAATCGTCCGGCTCGAACCGGCCGCCCGAATGAGGGGAGCCAGCGCCGCTTCCGGGTCGTCGGTCGATCCGTCGGAGACGACGATGATCTCGCGGCGGCCGGGATACTCCTGCGCCAGCAGATTCGCGACGCGACCGGGAAGCCGCGCCGCTTCGTTACGCGCCGCGACGATGATCGAGATCGACGGCCACGCGCCGGCGGCGAACGGCATCCGCCGCGGACGCCGGTCCACGACGCGCGCCCATACCCCGAGCAGAGCGGGGTAGCCCACGTAGACGTAGGCGACGATCAGCGCCGAGATCCAGAACAGAACGATCATCGTCGTAGCGAGGCGCCGCAATCACGCAATGGCGACCTTCTGGCCCTCC
Coding sequences within it:
- a CDS encoding PEP-CTERM sorting domain-containing protein (PEP-CTERM proteins occur, often in large numbers, in the proteomes of bacteria that also encode an exosortase, a predicted intramembrane cysteine proteinase. The presence of a PEP-CTERM domain at a protein's C-terminus predicts cleavage within the sorting domain, followed by covalent anchoring to some some component of the (usually Gram-negative) cell surface. Many PEP-CTERM proteins exhibit an unusual sequence composition that includes large numbers of potential glycosylation sites. Expression of one such protein has been shown restore the ability of a bacterium to form floc, a type of biofilm.) — translated: MRKWAAFWVTFCIALSTAGAAVADPITITGGTISIGYGRGSFREYVFSLQGDGVAITGSQPDGPVQPAFFPACHEFSPCGEGAVTNPSGAITVLAIGSATLDGVEYPLTQYFGGPSNQFTFTAGDVVIPGGMADVLMLQTPFTFTGLLDIFRFSDTGGWEPLRSVSLTGQGTATVNLQRLQNGFRVHSVDYEFAATPEPGTLLLLGSGAVMVVRRARGRGRRAGC
- a CDS encoding glycosyltransferase; this encodes MIVLFWISALIVAYVYVGYPALLGVWARVVDRRPRRMPFAAGAWPSISIIVAARNEAARLPGRVANLLAQEYPGRREIIVVSDGSTDDPEAALAPLIRAAGSSRTIRLLEVPAGGKPAALNAGVAAAAGDILVFADARQRFAPGAIAALVSNFADARVGGATGELVLDSEQQEVDTAVGEGIGLYWRYEKWLRRNESRVWSTLGATGAIYALRRRCWSPLPQATLLDDVLAPMRAVLDGCRIVFDDAAVAYDRASADAAAESRRKTRTLAGNYQILAQEPRLLVPFVNPVWLQYVSHKVGRLVVPWALVGLLVSSIALAQRHVLFALLLAAQGVFYGLALSGAMFQVRDRLARVAYTFVMMNVSAVAGLLALRRLREVWR
- a CDS encoding CDP-glycerol glycerophosphotransferase family protein; the protein is MSLVANALDSLRRADRALGQRRGRRRVLVDARTPVNFTMVAPVYRAMSADPRVSFFFTASEEPDRLREIYREAPDVQLIDTAAARRMRFDAYVASDFMWQPLPRGTCRVQVFHGVGGKYGFDAPTESMRAWDRIFFVNERRLRNFIKAGAIDADSPAIRMVGLPKADALVNGTWTRAAVLEPLGLDPAKQTVLYAPTWSPASSLNAIGLELIDRIKAMGVNLIVKLHDRSRDIRARYSGGIDWVEALTPRLQPPAAALAPGHDITPYLVAADLMVTDHSSAGFEYLLRDRPIVRIHRPELIRDANIHPDYVELLASVSASADGVDEAVRAIDRGLAAPDSLSDTRRAVAADIFYRPGGATARSIRHLYEAIDLDPAPASIAQELPCRP
- a CDS encoding glycosyltransferase, translated to MIAGAVDATVLIPTYNRARLLDETLLSLRGLRVRADRTWNAIVVDNNSSDDTRTVVERHARGFPVPLRYVFEAQQGRSSALNAGLASADGTIVAMTDDDVRVDEGWLEAACAALLDAGDPSIAYAGGPVSPIWEADPPPWLDLTRGDLWGTIAIQDHGGEPFVYDDRRRVPLGANMAARRSLFDRIGAFRADLGRSSGRLVMGQEVPELLMRARAAGLRGVYVPAMHVRHHIPARRLERAYFRRWWFGKGVSRSALERSRPVTELGVDLAHTPHLLRVPRYMYGSALRDALAWLRHAVRGRQADAFRHEMMLAYFAGYFLSRRRAGGR
- a CDS encoding glycosyltransferase, which translates into the protein MPAVSIIMPAYNVAPYIASAIRSALVQTYTDFELIVVDDGSKDNTAEIVKSLMREDGRIRLVQQANRGLAGARNTALRAARGEMLALLDSDDMWEPEFLGAQIAILDARPEVDIVTGNGWYLEGPRHGQLARPYPDPRPDPVLASIIGDEWSVFIMSVMRRRVYTAIGPFDEEMRSNEDYDFWLRAAIAGFTFARNDRPLGYYRVRSDSLSASNVRMLRGILHVYRKLGPVIAHRPAELAILEQQVSRFETELLAAEARLAIEIADFEAAREHLGALHARRGGAALGLAHFMARWAPGTLKRVLRFKKPRATVQPAPIKPLTP
- a CDS encoding CDP-glycerol glycerophosphotransferase family protein, which codes for MPRSVLRRMTPFVHKLDHAVGRLQRDRDVLVELRTPVYRAVLGPIADLLSADPDLRVWFTSEYPDRIAPLVPAGRFLSHRAVEWRRFALYINGDPWAAARLRRCARRVNFFHGVAGKYDLDNPAGLPMGFESYDRVAFINRDRMTRYLDAGVVTPEQAVLIGYPKLDRLAAGGYDGARVRASLDLDPARPAVLYAPTYSPASSLHLAGEAIVRALARAGFSVIVKLHDRSLDGDPRYSGGIDWRGRFAALTAAEAGRVAFADVADASPLLAAADVMVTDHSSIGFEFLVLDRPVVVYDAPDLARAARINPEKVAMLRSVASVAASPAQAAELATAALAHPEALSAQRRAVARELFHDPGRATLRAVNLLRALLDRAPVPLPAESTLERELT
- a CDS encoding glycosyltransferase family A protein; amino-acid sequence: MTYSVVIATYNRAEDLRGTLESLAALRPDGDWEAIVVDNNSTDDTRAVVEAAARRFPVSLRYIFEPEQGRSPALNAGIRAARGAVVATTDDDVRVEPDWLTRAGEALRRLDCDYVGGRVLPIWGAPRPVWLPDHGGKHWAVIALLDYGPAPIEFGARVPLGVNMAFHRRAFDRAGLFDPHTGRKAGTLLGQEVREWCIRARAAGVRGVYAPELSLRHIIPASRLNKRYFRRWFYWRGVSRALLYARSGLDMEAPERTSLDFRTVPHVFGVPRYLYRKALASVWSGLRRTLRGDTAGAFDDELWIWFFAGIVRQRWRDVRAARAAAAPLSRPA
- a CDS encoding O-antigen ligase family protein, with protein sequence MNFRPGPGRADERLAFSLGGRRDVTRAASHEDPERRSGPPSPAAASAASARLDRPAPAEPRDWAFTWTLIFTAVLFFRPQDVFPPLEALHLAEMSAIGGLVSLIVGRLARRQSLTRMTPEFVGVLALGAIILITAPFSIWFGGAVSVFTDLYLKVALVYLLAVNVLVSPKRIERLTWVLVLAIGYLAFRAVFDYARGVNLIANGTRVRGAVGGLMENPNDLALHMVVFLPLALFMAMRPGSILQRLVAASAGVFMLGAIVASGSRGGFIGFVIMVIVLAVFAARQRPAVVVAGVLAVMCALPLVPSQYWRRLASITDSSKDDYSTSDARKRLFGEAWDAFVDNPITGVGAGQFKNYKPLERAEAWHETHNIWLQVAAELGIFGLAVFTFLVVRAFTAVWHTRRLLARLRVAAAAGLKPRGPFSRPLPAAPEISADDATLLDAHSAAMAAALVGFVVCAFFSSVAYNWTFYYLLALTAAPRDILRERTPSLAARRRAAAAAPVLELDPRGARV